A genomic segment from Streptosporangium roseum DSM 43021 encodes:
- a CDS encoding dihydroorotase: MTTTVIKGAKILGGEPADILIRDGVVAEIGQGLAGDVEVDARGLIALPGLVDLHTHLREPGREDAETVETGTRAAALGGYTAVHAMANTDPVADTAGVVEQVWRLGQEAGHCDVRPVGAVTVGLQGERLAELGAMADSAARVRVFSDDGKCVSDAVLMRRALEYVKAFDGVVAQHAQEPRLTKDAQMNEGAVSGRLGLTGWPAVAEEAVIARDCLLAAHVGSRLHVCHLSTAGSVEIVRWAKSKGWNVTAEVTPHHLLLTDDLVEDSPVGSYNPIYKVNPPLRTRADVEALREALADGTIDCVATDHAPHPVEDKETEWAAAAMGMIGLETALSVVQEAMVETGLLDWAGVAERMSCAPARIGRLQEHGRPIEVGAPANITLYDAAVRAEVDPAGYASRSRNTPYEGRTLPGRVVATFLRGRPTVLDGKLA, from the coding sequence GTGACCACCACCGTCATCAAGGGTGCGAAGATTCTCGGCGGCGAGCCCGCCGACATCCTGATCCGCGACGGGGTCGTCGCCGAGATCGGCCAGGGGCTGGCCGGCGACGTGGAGGTCGACGCCCGGGGCCTCATCGCCCTGCCCGGCCTGGTGGACCTCCACACCCACCTGCGCGAGCCCGGCCGCGAGGACGCCGAGACCGTCGAGACCGGCACCCGCGCCGCCGCCCTGGGCGGTTACACCGCGGTGCACGCCATGGCCAACACCGACCCGGTGGCCGACACCGCCGGCGTCGTCGAGCAGGTCTGGCGCCTGGGCCAGGAGGCCGGCCACTGCGACGTGCGGCCGGTCGGCGCCGTCACCGTCGGCCTCCAGGGCGAGCGCCTGGCCGAGCTCGGCGCGATGGCCGACTCCGCCGCGCGGGTCCGGGTCTTCTCCGACGACGGCAAGTGCGTCTCCGACGCGGTGCTCATGCGCCGCGCGCTGGAGTACGTCAAGGCCTTCGACGGCGTGGTCGCCCAGCATGCCCAGGAGCCGCGCCTGACCAAGGACGCGCAGATGAACGAGGGCGCGGTCTCCGGCAGGCTGGGCCTGACCGGCTGGCCGGCGGTCGCCGAGGAGGCGGTCATCGCCCGCGACTGCCTGCTCGCCGCGCACGTCGGCTCCCGCCTGCACGTCTGCCACCTGTCCACCGCCGGCTCGGTGGAGATCGTCCGCTGGGCCAAGTCGAAGGGCTGGAACGTCACCGCCGAGGTGACCCCCCACCACCTGCTCCTCACCGACGATCTCGTCGAGGACTCCCCGGTGGGTTCCTACAACCCCATCTACAAGGTCAACCCGCCGCTGCGCACCCGCGCGGACGTGGAGGCGCTGCGCGAGGCCCTGGCCGACGGCACGATCGACTGCGTCGCCACCGACCACGCCCCGCACCCGGTCGAGGACAAGGAGACCGAGTGGGCCGCCGCGGCCATGGGCATGATCGGCCTGGAGACGGCCCTGTCGGTGGTCCAGGAGGCCATGGTGGAGACCGGGCTGCTCGACTGGGCCGGCGTGGCCGAGCGCATGTCCTGCGCCCCGGCCAGGATCGGCCGACTCCAGGAGCACGGCCGGCCGATCGAGGTCGGCGCGCCGGCCAACATCACCCTCTACGACGCCGCCGTGCGCGCCGAGGTGGACCCGGCCGGCTACGCCTCCAGGAGCCGCAACACCCCGTATGAGGGCAGGACCCTCCCGGGCCGGGTCGTGGCCACCTTCCTGCGCGGCAGGCCGACCGTCCTGGACGGAAAGCTCGCGTGA
- the carA gene encoding glutamine-hydrolyzing carbamoyl-phosphate synthase small subunit translates to MTAVLVLEDGRVFHGIPYGAEGETFGEMVFNTGMTGYQETLTDPSYHRQIVAMTAPHIGNTGVNDEDPESSRVWVSGYVVREPARVSSNWRANRSLDDYLREQGVVGIAIAGTRALTRHLRERGAMRAGVFSGTALAPVEELLERVRRSPAMEGADLAEAVSTAEPYVVPAIGAKRFTVAAVDLGIKAMTPHRMAERGCEVHVLPASSTAEDILAVNPDGVFFSNGPGDPATADGPVEALRGVLDSGTPFFGICFGNQIFGRALGLGTYKLRYGHRGVNQPVQDRRTGKVEISAHNHGFAVQAPLEGSFDTPYGPAEVSHVNLNDDCVEGLRLLDRPAFSVQYHPEAAAGPHDSAGLFDDFCALMESAGGRVSVTTGAEAVRGHGAGEEPGADTEGSKGA, encoded by the coding sequence GTGACCGCAGTGCTAGTGCTGGAAGACGGACGTGTCTTCCATGGGATTCCCTACGGCGCCGAGGGGGAGACCTTCGGTGAGATGGTCTTCAACACCGGGATGACCGGCTACCAGGAGACGCTCACCGACCCCTCCTACCACCGCCAGATCGTCGCGATGACCGCGCCGCACATCGGCAACACCGGGGTCAACGACGAGGACCCCGAGTCCTCGCGCGTCTGGGTCTCCGGCTACGTGGTCCGCGAGCCCGCGCGCGTCTCCTCCAACTGGCGCGCCAACCGCTCCCTCGACGACTACCTCAGGGAGCAGGGCGTCGTCGGCATCGCCATCGCCGGCACCCGCGCCCTCACCCGCCACCTGCGCGAGCGCGGTGCCATGCGCGCGGGCGTCTTCTCCGGCACAGCCCTCGCCCCGGTCGAGGAGCTCCTGGAGCGCGTCCGGCGCAGCCCCGCGATGGAGGGCGCCGACCTGGCCGAGGCGGTCTCCACCGCCGAGCCGTACGTCGTGCCGGCGATCGGCGCCAAGCGCTTCACCGTGGCGGCCGTCGACCTCGGCATCAAGGCGATGACCCCGCACCGGATGGCCGAGCGCGGCTGCGAGGTGCACGTCCTGCCGGCCTCCAGCACGGCCGAGGACATCCTCGCGGTCAACCCGGACGGGGTGTTCTTCTCCAACGGCCCCGGCGACCCGGCCACCGCCGACGGGCCGGTCGAGGCGCTGCGCGGGGTCCTCGACTCCGGCACGCCGTTCTTCGGCATCTGCTTCGGCAACCAGATCTTCGGCCGGGCCCTCGGCCTGGGCACCTACAAGCTCCGCTACGGCCACCGCGGGGTCAACCAGCCGGTCCAGGACCGGCGCACCGGCAAGGTGGAGATCTCCGCGCACAACCACGGCTTCGCCGTGCAGGCCCCCTTGGAGGGGAGCTTCGACACGCCGTACGGCCCGGCGGAGGTCAGCCACGTCAACCTCAACGACGACTGCGTCGAGGGACTGCGGCTGCTCGACCGGCCCGCCTTCAGCGTCCAGTACCACCCCGAGGCCGCGGCCGGTCCGCACGACTCCGCCGGCCTGTTCGACGACTTCTGCGCGCTGATGGAATCGGCCGGGGGACGAGTGAGCGTGACCACGGGCGCGGAAGCCGTCAGGGGACATGGCGCGGGCGAGGAGCCGGGCGCCGACACGGAGGGAAGCAAGGGTGCCTAA